One Syntrophales bacterium genomic region harbors:
- the ahcY gene encoding adenosylhomocysteinase, whose protein sequence is MKFLKLENKLPYRVADLSLADWGREEMRLSENEMPGLMAIRKKYGPKKPLAGLKIMGSLHMTIQTAMLIETLKELGADLRWASCNIFSTQDNAAAAIAKAGSAAVFAWKGETLEEYWWCTEQALTWPDGSGPDLIVDDGGDATLIVHEGVKAEDDPSLLKKPSENKEMSIIMERLAKGLKEDPQHWHKVAKKIRGVSEETTTGVHRLYQMEKRKELLFPAINVNNSVTKSKFDNVYGCRESLADGIKRATDTMIAGKKVVVCGYGDVGKGCAQSMRGFGARVVIVEIDPICALQAAMEGYEVKTLGDVVGEGDIFVSATGCCDVITGRDMEKMKNEAIVCNIGHFDSEIDMHYLESNPECKRHNIKPQVDKWTLKSGKSIIVLAEGRLVNLGCATGHASFVMSTSFSNQCLAQLELATGKLKTAVYTLSKKMDEEVAMLHLERLGAKLGKLTKKQADYLGVPVAGPFKAENYRY, encoded by the coding sequence AAAAAGTACGGACCGAAGAAACCCCTCGCGGGGCTGAAAATAATGGGCAGTCTGCATATGACCATTCAAACGGCGATGCTGATCGAGACCTTGAAGGAGTTGGGGGCTGATCTGCGCTGGGCGTCGTGCAACATCTTTTCCACGCAGGATAATGCCGCCGCGGCGATTGCCAAGGCCGGCTCTGCAGCCGTCTTCGCCTGGAAGGGGGAGACCCTCGAAGAGTACTGGTGGTGCACCGAACAGGCCCTGACCTGGCCGGACGGCTCAGGACCGGACCTGATCGTCGATGACGGCGGAGACGCGACCCTGATTGTGCATGAAGGGGTGAAGGCGGAGGATGACCCCTCCCTGCTGAAAAAGCCGTCTGAAAACAAAGAGATGTCAATTATCATGGAGCGCCTCGCGAAAGGCCTGAAGGAAGATCCGCAGCACTGGCACAAGGTGGCGAAAAAAATCCGCGGGGTTTCGGAAGAGACGACAACCGGGGTGCATCGGCTCTACCAGATGGAAAAAAGGAAAGAGCTGCTTTTCCCGGCCATCAATGTGAACAATTCGGTGACAAAGTCGAAATTCGACAATGTTTACGGCTGCAGGGAATCCCTTGCCGACGGGATTAAAAGGGCCACCGACACAATGATTGCCGGGAAAAAGGTGGTGGTTTGCGGTTATGGCGATGTGGGGAAAGGCTGCGCCCAGTCAATGAGGGGGTTCGGCGCCCGCGTTGTGATCGTTGAGATTGATCCCATTTGCGCCCTGCAGGCGGCGATGGAGGGGTATGAAGTCAAGACGCTGGGCGATGTTGTCGGGGAGGGAGACATTTTTGTCTCGGCGACCGGCTGCTGCGACGTGATAACCGGCAGGGATATGGAGAAGATGAAGAACGAGGCGATTGTCTGTAACATCGGCCATTTCGACAGCGAAATAGACATGCACTACCTGGAGAGCAACCCGGAATGCAAACGCCATAATATCAAGCCGCAGGTCGATAAATGGACGTTGAAATCCGGCAAGAGCATCATTGTCCTTGCCGAGGGGCGGCTGGTCAATCTTGGCTGCGCGACGGGGCATGCCAGTTTTGTGATGAGCACAAGTTTCAGCAACCAGTGTCTCGCCCAGTTGGAACTGGCAACCGGCAAATTAAAAACCGCTGTTTACACGCTCTCCAAGAAGATGGACGAAGAGGTGGCGATGCTTCATCTTGAGCGGCTCGGAGCGAAGCTGGGAAAACTGACGAAGAAACAGGCGGACTATCTGGGCGTTCCCGTTGCGGGGCCGTTCAAAGCGGAAAACTACCGTTA